In a single window of the Raphanus sativus cultivar WK10039 chromosome 9, ASM80110v3, whole genome shotgun sequence genome:
- the LOC130500338 gene encoding uncharacterized protein LOC130500338 isoform X1, with amino-acid sequence MSKTNGVSEDVLKLKLFPFSLGDKARQWEKSLPSDSITTWEDCKRAFLEKFFSTSRTAKLRNEISSFQQKNLEGFSEAWERFNGYQAQCPHHGFSKESLLSTFYRGALPKYRARLDTASNGFFLGRTEEEAEALVDNMVKSDAVYSGDHDRSSRGDDNQTRNEIKALQEKIDKLIADKATQAQVNFVGNPSQEIPPTVNEVEGLEGQEELCFINSNGSWYKKEPNFQYNNYQQKPYSNNQQSGYQPRNNKQSNYQPQQNSSPSSSTPQQSSTDALLKQILESQTRSEKHVGYELKNLHSKIDGSYNELNNKFSHLASSVKNLENQFASMSSHQNRQQGSLPGKSDQNPKEAKAVTLRSGKQLTPVTLTKDAEKQGEEVAINLDDEVVIVDEKTDAEILEKIVKAKGKGKVGEEKKTTKDGESAAPASVSSPVPPPYEPKLPFPGRFKKQLLQKYKALFEKQMSEAQVTMPIIDAFMLIPQYSKLLKDVVAAKKKEMEGMMVLSHECNAIIQRLDTPEKLEDPGCFTLPCALGPMVFEKCLCDLGASVSLMPLSVAKKLGFTQCKKCRLSLVLADRSVKYPVGILENLPVKIGRYEIPTDFVVLEMGEEAQDPLILGRPFLATAGAIVNVKEGKIDLHLGKENILHFDIKEKMRNPTVFGQAFTIEEMNPSPADYHFDELPPEEDGVSTPLSAPSPA; translated from the coding sequence atgtcaaagactaatggtgtgtcagaggatgtcTTAAAGCTCAAgttattccctttctctttgggggataaggcacgtcaatgggagaagtctctaccaagtgactccatcaccacttgggaagactgcaaaagggcattcttggagaagttcttctctacctcaagaactgctaagttgaggaatgagatctccagcttccaacagaagaacttggaaggattcagtgaagcttgggagagattcaatggttaccaagctcagtgcccacaccatggattctctaaggagagcttgctgagcacattctacagaggtgctcttcctaagtacagagccagactggatacagctagcaatgggttctttttggggagaactgaggaagaggcagaggctctggttgacaacatggttaagagtgatgcagtctacagtggagaccatgacaggagcagcagaggtgatgacaatcaaacaaggaatgagataaaggctcttcaggagaagattgacaaactcattgctgataaggccacacaagcgcaggtgaactttgttggcaacccaagccaggagatacctcctactgtcaatgaggttgagggtttggaagggcaagaagaattgtgcttcatcaacagtaatggtagctggtacaagaaggaacccaactttcagtacaacaactaccaacagaagccctattcaaacaaccagcagagtggttatcagcctcgaaacaacaagcagagcaactatcagcctcagcaaaactcctctcctagctcctctacccctcaacagagcagcactgatgccttactgaaacagatcttggagtctcagactagaagtgagaagcatgtgggctatgagctgaagaaccttcactccaagattgatgggagctacaatgagctcaacaacaaattctcccaccttgcttcttctgtcaagaatttggagaatcagtttgcttccatgagctcccaccagaaccgccagcaaggatctctacctggaaagtcagatcaaaaccccaaggaagcaaaagctgtcacacttaggagtggtaagcagttgactcctgtaaccctcaccaaggatgctgagaaacaaggtgaggaggtggccatcaacctagatgatgaagtggtcattgttgatgagaagacagatgctgagatcttggagaagattgtaaaagccaagggtaaaggaaaggttggagaagagaagaaaacaacaaaagatggtgaatctgctgctccagcaagtgtgagctctcctgtcccccctccctatgaaccaaagcttccattccctggtagatttaagaagcagctgctacagaagtacaaggctttgtttgagaagcagatgagtgaagctcaggttacaatgcccatcattgatgctttcatgctgattcctcaatacagcaaactcctgaaagatgttgtagctgctaagaagaaggagatggagggcatgatggttctgagtcatgagtgcaatgccatcattcagaggctagatactccagagaagctagaagatccaggatgcttcacactcccttgtgctcttggacctatggtatttgagaaatgtctctgcgatttgggagctagtgtcagcttgatgcctttgtctgtggcaaagaagcttggcttcactcaatgcaagaagtgtagactctctctggtgttggctgatcgttcagtgaagtaccctgtgggcatcctagagaacctccctgtgaagattggaaggtatgagatacctacagattttgtggtgcttgaaatgggtgaggaggctcaagacccattgattcttggaagaccattcttagctacagcaggagctattgtgaatgtgaaggaagggaagattgacctccatttgggcaaggagaacatcctccactttgacatcaaggagaagatgaggaaccccactgtatttggacaagccttcaccattgaagagatgaatcctTCTCCTGCTGATTatcactttgatgagctaccacctgaggaagatggggtgtcaactccactttctgcacctagtccagcctga
- the LOC108839145 gene encoding uncharacterized protein LOC108839145, which translates to MGRAARCCALGISDRKTNKSQGKAPQQERRATPEEATPASPEKGNSSSDEESPRNRRRVETVFARSIKDADDRELPRARRRINVVLTQLEPSVDEPEQLSPQDLHAQLSRPSPSDLRNLLKRKEKPAADVVSQVPDLREKINSSKTRRLNNPSPMKPRPVDLREKLNSRKPDLRSQLERPLYSDLRQKLEASRTQHSSQDKDTVINVIMGGSPPCGDSVRSIKDYRRQATSSRKWPTKPENDHQITFSPDDALGIHMPHNDPLLVELGIGDCQVTKILIDTGSYVDLIFRDTLDKMGIDMGSMKPSSRSLTGFNGSSEVMVGTIRLPVYACGTTRTVKFSIVDSKAPYNAILGTPWLHSMQAIPSTYHQCVKFPGTDGKIRTLRGDQQAARDLLIATIKLQRQTSHVNTVSNPLQKVFPKQEEVLDIPIDDTDPSKVIRVGAFLPNDMQQQLAEFLCRNVSTFAWSTSDMKGIDPAITSHELNVDPTFKPIRQKRRKLGPERSKAVNDEVDRLLAADSIMEVKYPDWLANPVVVKKKNGKWRVCVDFTDLNKACPKDSFPLPHIDRLVESTAGNALLTFMDAFSGYNQIMMHPDDREKTAFITDRGTYCYKVMPFGLKNAGATYQHLVNRMFADKLGSTMEVYIDDMLVKSLRAEDHLTHLQDCFTTLNEYGMKLNPTKCTFGVTSGEFLGYIVTQRGIEANPKQISAILDLPSPKNSREVQRLTSRIAALNRFISRSTDKCLPFFELLRGNKRFIWDDKCEEAFGQLKQYLTTPPVLSKPEAGDILTLYIAITPIAVSSVLIREDRGEQKPIFYTSKRMTEAETRYPTLEKMALAVVHSARKLRPYFQSHTVEVLSNQPLRTIMQNANHSRRLTKWAMELSEHDIVYKNRTAAKSQVLADFLIELTPELEQDLAVSSRNWILHVDGSSTNKGSGVQLQSPTGELIRQSFSFGFHASNNEAEYESLLAGLRLAKTVKAKRLSAYCDSQLVASQYNGEYDAHNARMDAYLKLVQDLAKDFEFFELTKVPRGENVCADDLAALGSKLHNQIKRTIPIHRIESPSIAKTDVSTASVAAVAVETIWTSIPRPTKLLTGAPI; encoded by the exons atggggcgagctgctCGCTGTTGTGCCCTTGGG atatcagaTAGGAAAACCAACAAGTCGCAAGGCAAAGCCCCTCAACAAGAGAGGCGAGCGACACCCGAAGAAGCAACCCCAGCGTCACCGGAAAAAGGGAACTCGTCGAGCGACGAGGAATCACCGAGAAATCGGCGACGGGTCGAGACTGTTTTCGCAAGATCCATTAAGGACGCTGACGATCGCGAACTCCCGAGAGCGAGAAGACGCATCAACGTTGTCCTGACGCAGCTGGAACCTTCAGTCGACGAACCTGAACAACTTTCTCCTCAAGACCTGCACGCTCAGCTAAGCCGCCCGTCACCTAGCGATCTACGGAACCTCCTCAAGCGAAAGGAGAAACCAGCAGCAGATGTAGTCAGTCAGGTCCCCGACCTTCGCGAGAAGATCAACTCCTCCAAGACTCGCCGATTAAATAACCCGAGTCCCATGAAACCCCGCCCCGTAGATCTGCGAGAAAAGCTCAATTCCAGGAAACCGGATTTACGAAGTCAGCTCGAGCGTCCCCTGTACTCTGACCTTCGACAAAAGCTTGAAGCCTCTAGAACTCAGCACTCCAGTCAAGACAAAGACACCGTCATCAACGTTATTATGGGTGGCTCTCCGCCCTGCGGCGATTCTGTCAGGTCCATTAAAGACTACCGTCGTCAGGCAACATCCTCGCGCAAGTGGCCGACAAAACCCGAGAACGATCATCAAATCACCTTCTCGCCCGACGATGCccttggcatccatatgccaCACAACGACCCTCTCCTCGTCGAACTCGGAATCGGCGATTGCCAAGTCACCAAAATCCTGATCGACACTGGCAGCTATGTTGATCTAATCTTCCGCGACACACTCGACAAGATGGGCATTGACATGGGAAGTATGAAACCGTCATCCCGCTCTCTTACAGGTTTCAATGGCTCGTCCGAAGTCATGGTCGGAACCATCCGTCTTCCAGTATACGCATGTGGCACGACACGGACTGTTAAGTTCTCGATCGTCGACTCCAAAGCTCCTTACAACGCGATCCTGGGCACCCCTTGGCTACATTCGATGCAGGCAATCCCGTCGACCTACCACCAATGCGTTAAGTTTCCGGGAACAGACGGCAAGATCCGAACGCTACGGGGTGACCAGCAAGCTGCTAGAGACCTGTTGATCGCGACCATCAAACTTCAGCGGCAGACATCGCATGTCAACACCGTCTCCAACCCTCTGCAGAAGGTTTTCCCCAAACAAGAAGAAGTCCTTGACATACCTATCGATGATACGGATCCTAGCAAGGTGATCCGCGTCGGAGCATTCCTGCCAAACGACATGCAGCAGCAGCTCGCCGAGTTCCTCTGCCGAAACGTCTCCACTTTCGCTTGGTCTACCTCCGACATGAAGGGGATCGACCCCGCGATCACCTCCCACGAGCTGAACGTCGATCCCACTTTCAAGCCTATTCGCCAGAAGCGCCGAAAACTGGGTCCAGAACGGTCGAAAGCAGTAAACGACGAAGTGGACCGCTTGCTCGCCGCTGATTCCATTATGGAGGTCAAGTACCCGGATTGGCTCGCTAACCCCGTCgttgtcaagaagaagaacgggaagTGGCGAGTCTGCGTCGACTTCACGGACCTGAATAAAGCTTGCCCAAAGGATAGCTTTCCCCTCCCGCACATCGATCGTCTTGTCGAATCGACCGCTGGGAACGCCCTCCTGACattcatggacgcgttctctGGGTACAATCAGATCATGATGCACCCTGACGACCGGGAGAAAACAGCGTTCATCACTGATAGGGGAACTTACTGTTACAAGGTAATGCCATTCGGTCTCAAGAACGCCGGAGCAACCTACCAGCACCTCGTCAACCGCATGTTCGCCGATAAACTGGGTTCCACGATGGAAGTCTACATCGACGACATGCTGGTAAAGTCGCTCCGCGCCGAAGATCATCTAACGCACCTCCAGGACTGCTTCACAACACTCAATGAGTACGGTATGAAACTTAACCCGACCAAATGCACGTTTGGCGTCACGTCCGGCGAATTTCTCGGGTACATCGTCACTCAGAGAGGTATCGAAGCTAATCCCAAGCAAATATCGGCGATCCTCGATCTCCCAAGTCCAAAGAACAGCCGCGAAGTGCAACGCCTCACCAGCAGAATAGCAGCGCTCAACAGGTTCATTTCGCGGTCTACCGACAAATGTCTCCCTTTTTTCGAGTTGCTGCGAGGAAACAAAAGATTCATTTGGGACGACAAATGCGAGGAAGCCTTTGGCCAACTCAAGCAATATCTGACTACCCCTCCAGTCCTCTCAAAACCGGAAGCAGGTGACATTCTCACCCTCTACATCGCCATTACGCCTATCGCCGTCAGCAGCGTGCTCATCCGTGAAGATCGGGGAGAGCAAAAACCCATCTTCTACACAAGCAAACGCATGACCGAAGCCGAAACCCGCTATCCCACCCTAGAAAAAATGGCGCTCGCAGTGGTACACTCGGCGAGAAAACTTCGTCCATACTTCCAGTCTCACACGGTAGAAGTTCTCTCCAATCAGCCCCTACGAACAATCATGCAGAACGCCAACCACTCTCGCCGACTAACGAAGTGGGCGATGGAGCTTAGCGAGCACGATATCGTATACAAGAACCGGACAGCAGCGAAGTCCCAAGTCCTCGCTGATTTTCTGATCGAGCTCACACCTGAACTCGAACAGGATCTTGCCGTCTCGTCTCGCAACTGGATTCTGCACGTTGACGGCTCCTCCACCAACAAAGGATCCGGCGTTCAACTTCAATCTCCAACAGGCGAGCTAATAAGACAATCTTTTAGCTTCGGCTTCCATGCCTCCAAcaacgaggctgaatacgagTCCCTCCTCGCTGGTCTGCGTCTCGCCAAAACAGTCAAAGCCAAACGTCTCAGCGCCTACTGCGATTCCCAGCTCGTCGCCAGTCAATATAATGGCGAGTACGATGCTCACAATGCGCGTATGGACGCATACCTCAAGCTCGTTCAGGACCTCGCTAAAGACTTCGAATTTTTCGAACTCACCAAAGTTCCGAGAGGAGAGAACGTTTGCGCTGACGATCTGGCGGCCCTTGGAAGTAAGCTACACAATCAGATCAAGCGGACAATTCCCATTCACCGGATCGAAAGCCCCAGCATCGCTAAAACCGACGTCAGCACCGCCTCCGTCGCTGCAGTGGCTGTCGAGACGATATGGACATCGATCCCTCGTCCGACGAAACTCCTGACTGGCGCACCGATCTGA
- the LOC108824824 gene encoding uncharacterized protein LOC108824824, with translation MDGVPDLSALLKGQLKLLATKDKAPSSSAGADPASARTSLPTDPEVQERLPEVGASDPGSAAGSAENKRRKKKSGKKRARDESASNETEVAADVVNQHDPDPSEGTAPSESLDKKKRRKKKKDAENSVASRDGIVDPSLGVQSEGILEEPSVLANSPPRDEVLLRKDASDALGQSGGSPKKKKSKDVAGPLSSVQSAPQLGGSAGGNFPVRGLAPDFRDRISFSYDERMPLILNPPRCAELTRQIRGDPVGLPPVEELTFKELYAEAACSSKRNEANMNLLVAAYEGELRRTVVQLAAAEKLARVRQLAIDRVKGELKEAKDKAIEDKEILREQFEKLEGKLKSSQSAKKKLSDENAALNKKIAALEEHNASISAELSSEGKRLRDSRIHEVTQERVRVLSAMIAKANVRFNNIRDCESGRGEFDLARNLYGQAMGTKKCIEMILNSGSPLTQEHVDFFAAQEKQYEAEVARLAVKPIPESDLSLAPLVLPSQYVDEDALASLDLFGSNMSVMNSDAVALLQRSEDEQLETELPAKTATPSRVVETESSAKGPPFMISDGSLSEEEGGIGDSPSPLLVNNEVEAGGKTMDAEAAGESGGGAKDAADLAGGEGATDPVGAKDRTDLETHPEGREP, from the exons ATGGATGGAGTCCCGGACTTAAGCGCTCTCCTGAAGGGACAACTAAAGCTTTTGGCGACTAAGGATAAGGCCCCTTCTTCCAGCGCTGGCGCTGATCCTGCTTCTGCTAGGACTTCTCTTCCGACTGATCCGGAAGTTCAGGAACGACTCCCCGAGGTAGGAGCTTCCGATCCGGGGTCCGCAGCTGGTTCCGCTGAAAAcaagaggagaaagaagaaatcGGGGAAGAAGAGGGCTCGTGATGAGTCTGCGAGCAACGAAACGGAGGTGGCTGCTGATGTGGTAAACCAGCATGACCCCGATCCGTCTGAGGGAACTGCCCCATCTGAGTCCCTTgataagaagaagaggaggaagaagaagaaggatgccGAGAACTCTGTCGCGTCGCGGGACGGCATCGTTGATCCTTCTCTTGGAGTACAATCTGAGGGAATCCTGGAGGAGCCTTCTGTTCTCGCCAACTCTCCTCCCCGTGATGAAGTTCTTCTCCGAAAAGATGCTTCCGATGCTTTGGGGCAGTCGGGAGGAAGtcctaagaagaagaagagtaaggATGTGGCGGGACCTCTCAGTAGCGTGCAAAGCGCACCACAGCTCGGCGGATCAGCCGGTGGGAACTTCCCGGTGAGAGGGTTGGCTCCGGATTTCAGGGATCGGATCAGCTTTTCCTATGACGAGAGGATGCCATTGATTCTGAATCCTCCGCGATGTGCTGAGTTGACTCGCCAAATTCGAGGAGATCCTGTTGGTCTGCCTCCGGTGGAAGAGCTTACGTTCAAGGAGCTGTACGCCGAAGCTGCATGTTCGAGCAAGCGG AATGAAGCAAACATGAACTTGCTTGTCGCGGCGTATGAAGGGGAGTTGAGACGCACTGTAGTTCAGTTGGCAGCGGCGGAGAAGCTTGCGAGGGTGCGGCAGCTCGCGATCGATCGCGTAAAGGGGGAGCTCAAGGAGGCCAAGGACAAAGCCATCGAGGATAAGGAGATCCTCCGAGAGCAGTTCGAGAAACTCGAGGGGAAACTGAAGTCTTCTCAATCCGCAAAGAAGAAGTTGAGTGACGAGAACGCGGCTCTGAATAAGAAGATCGCGGCTCTAGAAGAACATAATGCGTCCATCTCCGCGGAATTGTCTTCAGAGGGAAAGCGGCTTAGGGACTCCCGAATTCACGAGGTTACTCAGGAGAGGGTGAGGGTTCTGAGTGCGATGATCGCCAAGGCTAACGTCCGCTTCAACAACATCCGGGACTGCGAATCTGGTCGAGGTGAATTCGACCTAGCCCGCAACCTTTACGGGCAAGCGATGGGAACGAAGAAGTGTATTGAGATGATCTTGAATAGCGGCTCTCCGCTCACGCAGGAGCACGTCGATTTCTTCGCTGCGCAGGAGAAACAATATGAGGCGGAGGTTGCCCGACTTGCAGTAAAACCTATCCCGGAGTCTGATCTTTCGCTGGCGCCTCTAGTTCTTCCATCTCAGTATGTTGACGAAGATGCTTTAGCGTCGCTTGATCTGTTTGGATCTAACATGAGTGTGATGAACTCTGATGCTGTGGCTCTTCTTCAGCGTTCGGAGGATGAGCAGCTCGAAACCGAGCTTCCTGCTAAGACCGCTACTCCAAGTAGAGTCGTCGAAACCGAGTCCTCTGCTAAAGGTCCCCCGTTCATGATTTCTGATGGGTCTTTAAGCGAGGAGGAAGGCGGGATCGGTGATTCACCTTCTCCTCTTCTCGTTAATAACGAAGTAGAAGCAGGAGGGAAGACGATGGATGCAGAGGCCGCTGGCGAGAGCGGTGGAGGAGCGAAGGATGCGGCTGATCTTGCTGGAGGGGAGGGCGCGACTGATCCTGTTGGGGCAAAAGATCGGACTGATCTGGAGACTCATCCCGAGGGTCGCGAGCCTTGA